The Molothrus aeneus isolate 106 chromosome 30, BPBGC_Maene_1.0, whole genome shotgun sequence genome contains a region encoding:
- the LOC136568011 gene encoding twist-related protein 2-like: MKEENLSPESPEGSAATSEDEAERLPRKSGRKRGQGPGGAPEAQGKRSRRSPAPQPPEDAHAQRVIANVRERQRTQSLNDAFAELRKIIPTLPSDKLSKIQTLKLAARYIDFLCQVLQSDELDHKVATSCNFLAHERLSYAFSVWRMEGAWSMSASH; encoded by the coding sequence ATGAAGGAGGAAAACCTCTCCCCGGAGTCCCCCGAGGGCAGCGCGGCCACCAGCGAGGACGAGGCCGAGCGGCTGCCCAGGAAGAGCGGCCGCAAGCGCGGGCAGGGCCCTGGCGGAGCCCCCGAGGCTCAGGGCAAGCGCAGCCGGCgcagcccggccccgcagccccccgaGGACGCCCACGCCCAGCGCGTCATCGCCAACGTGCGGGAGCGCCAGCGCACCCAGTCCCTCAACGACGCCTTCGCCGAGCTGCGCAAGATCATCCCCACGCTGCCCTCGGACAAGCTCAGCAAGATCCAGACGCTCAAGTTGGCCGCTCGCTACATCGACttcctgtgccaggtgctgcagagCGACGAGCTGGACCACAAGGTCGCCACCAGCTGCAACTTCCTGGCCCACGAGAGGCTCAGCTACGCCTTCTCCGTGTGGAGGATGGAGGGCGCCTGGTCCATGTCAGCGTCGCACTGA